Below is a genomic region from Gasterosteus aculeatus chromosome 2, fGasAcu3.hap1.1, whole genome shotgun sequence.
ACGTGTATGGCTGAGCCGCAGCACTCACACGGATCCGCGTGGAACCGCCCACCACACGGCGGTGTTTATTGACCTCGCTAGAACAAAAGTGGCCACCATTGATCCAATGCAATAAAGGTTTTCTGGGCCATTGTCTACATGTGCGTGTATGGATTCTATGCGGGTCtcgggggagcagggggggggggggaggtgaggaCTTTCTCTACAAAGCGACAACGCACCTGGGGACACAACTAAACAGCTACCACGGCAAattcctgtgtgcgtgtgtgttgccaCAGGTCCTTTGTTTGAGGTAGTCACATGACCAGTGTGAGCGgtcccctcccctctgctgcgCGCCTCCATACAATAGAATGTATgagacaataacaacaacaaccagtcGATCACAATCAAGTGATCGGGCGCTCAGAAACTTTGTCCTTGAAAGgcagaaagaagcagaaaaaaactcCACGCACACATCCACCCTAATCAGCCACATGAGAGCAGTGATAgtacaggggaggggggggggggacgcaggaTGAGTCCAAGGAAAGATGAAGGGACGGCAGCTGAACAGGTGGgggtggaggcctgggggggaaggggggggggggggggatcgatAGCCCCGAAGATGTATCTgatgaacaaaacaacaacactggaaCGAGGGACgttgttaataataatataccAACATGTTTGGCTACTGTCGTCTCTGAAGGCGGATGGAGGAGAAAATTAGGGGGTAtagatagaaaaaaataaaggacaaaAGATTGATTGGTGGCATGGGGAGGGGTGCACACATGGAGAAGAAAGGTGTGGGGGGGACgtgtgaggaggagaggcagagggaggcgcGATAGGTCCCACGGGTGAGATTTCCTGCTCCTCTCCGGTCGGGTAGCCTCACAGACGACTCCGTGGATCTACGTGCCTCTCCTATGTGCATGTTAATTACCAGGGGGTGGGGGCGGCAAGAAGTGTCTGTCAAGGAGAAAGGCACAAAGGAAGCTCAGGTGTTTCCCTCACAGCAGCTACACATGACAGATACACATGACATCTATCTTTGTGGTCTCAGCCCCAAAAACAATCATTATAGATGTGCggtttggtttatttatttattgttggtCATGTTCTGTAAATGGATACTACCGGTTTCCAGTCAGCGTCAGTTAAAATGATGAGTAGATTGTGAATTTGTCGGGTCCTGCCTCCAGCCGCGGATACGTCGGCGTCTGGTGCTCCGGGGTTACCAGCAGCACGGCGGcgttaaattaaatattaactagtgtgtttctctctctttttggacAACAACAGAGCTTTTAGGGCACGAGTCCTTCTGACTGGTTTGTTTGTCGTCAATGAAACAATAAAGTAGCTGCCCGACATCATCTAATAAATGCTAGAGCTGAACCCGGCACAGACACACGTACTGTATGCCGCCATAAGTGGCAATAGGAAGAGGGCATTTAACTTAACTTTTGCTTGACCTTACCAAGACCGTCGACAGCCCAAGCCGGATAATGGGCTTTTCTTTACGCCCTTGTTTCTCCCCTGAAACTTCCCCCACCTCCGGCCAACAGGCAGTCAAGATCCTCCAAATGAGTTTAGCCTTTATTAGTGTGTCATAAAAaggagagatgttttttttttaaaacattgtttcCCCTAGTAGCAGGTGGAGATATTATTCATCTCTAATTGGTAATAACCTCGTACCCCCACCCTGAGGCGGATCACTCTCCGCCGAGTAATCACTGCCACCGCTCGCTCCGCTGGAAACGGCATTATTAGGTCGGTGGCAGTGTCCCTGCCGCCTGCCAAGGTCTATTACTTGTAATATACGCCCTCGCTCCTGCCCCAACTATTGTTAAATAACTCAGAGAGACTGCGGAATGAGCTgcgggaagagggggggagggggtggggggggacttCTCCAGGCAAAGATCCAGACTAGACTGGAAGTCTATGACAGAGATGCCAGTATGACTGAAGGCTTCCATTTATGATGTGTATCGGATGAAGAATCAATGGAAGTTCAGTTTTGGCATCGCTATCacattgaggggggggggctggtatCGGCCTGTTGTGATGGTACACGGCCTTAGAGGTTCAGAGTTCAGAATTGGGTTCATTAAATAAGGAATTAATGCATTCAGTTTCTGTTAAAATATCAGAAGATTGAAAAGTGGTCATTGTACTTTCACAGAACCAATAGTGACTTGTTAATTATTCTTTTGACTCAGTAAATATATTTCCCACAGCGGAAAAaacaaaattttaaaaaaaatggaatcttTTAATGGaaccaaatacacaaaaacaaaatctcacAACAGAGAATGTTGCACTTCATTGTGTTTGTCGATCTGCTCATCAAGTCATTGTCTGAGCTCTAGTGTCAGATTACGGAGCTCAAATGCAGTTCTTTGCCAACAACTGTGAGCGCTTCACCTCAGgataaacaaatgtttttcatcGGCCATTTATGCACCACTTTCTATTGTCGGAGTATCACTTACAAACAAACAGATCTGTCATTTCCCCCCCCTGTATTTTCTTAGTCACAATCCTTCGTAGCAGGAAGCATTACGGTGTTCGGGAAGCAACAATAACAGAGGGAGAAAGTGACCTTGCTGCTACTCAAAGCAGACTGATATTTCATCAGTTCGCGCTCACAGCTATACACAGGTTCCCACATCTGCCGTGCTTCACTCCCGCGAGGTAgcgtgtggggagggagggggagaagcaGGGAGTAAAAGGGCGGattgaaaggaaaacaaaaagtctcGGGTGGGCTTTGCTGAAGAGCGTAGGTTGACTTTGAACAGAGAGCAGGGACGTCCCTGggctctccctctcctcacagcaagaaaCACCAGAAGCAATACAAGTGAATTATACAAGGCTTCGTAGGGAAGTGGCATCATGTGCACAGGAGGATGTCAGGCGATCGCAGAGGAAGTGAAATCGTAGCGGGGAATACTCGGCACGCTGATCCATTCAGTATTTTAGACTGAGTCGTCCACTTCGCCAAGCCGAGGTTACACTGACATGGAGACACTAACTGGGGCGGTTATTCAGACTCGCTTGTGAGCAAACCCGTCCATGTGTGCGTTTAAGATGATTTTAACTACATGAGATCACAGATTGACGCACTTTGTTGACAACAGCGGCGGTGTTGTCAACAAAGTGGGATGAGAATCAAAAATAAATCCCCAGAGTGCTTATTATTCACCCTCTGGGGAACGTGAACGTCAGATCCAGCTTTAAGAAGCGACCCATTGATGTGCTGAACCAAATGGGTGGGGATTGACAGAAATAAAGGATAGCATGTTAACAACATGGGTACTAGAAGTGTCTTTATGAGACCAGACctccaaaaaaggaaaaccacaTATTGTTGGATGGCTTCGGCCTCTGCCATCCTGTTATCGGTTTCTAAAGCCACATCCcctgtcctctgtgtcctctccAGTCCAGCGCTGAAATGCACAACCAGATTCTATAGGATCCAACTTTGATCGGCCGCTGTGCAGCGCTGCAGCAATTCGAAGCAGCCCCTCCCCTAACGCTCCTTTGCCTCGTGCCATCAAACGGCCGGCACAAAGGAAAAGAGGCGACCTTAACCGTACAGGGGGGGGTGTTAGCGAGGCACAACCAGGACGGCCCACTGTCCCCAGAAAAGCTTTCATCTGTATGCAGCTGCCTTGGAGAAGAACACaagagaggagagcagcacAAATGTACAGATAGTGGAGGCAACAAAGCACGCAGCCAATCAAGTGACCCGAGAGAAACAAAGGGCTATCTGTAAAAGCCCCTTACTTCATCCCACCCTGTGATGAGAGAACTTCGATCCCCAGGCAGGCCGGCTGCAAAACAGCCACAAAAGCCCTGACGCGGCCCTTAAGCTCGCACTTCGATCCGGCTCGTCGGGCTCCGCGCCGCTGATCAATTAGCGAGCAGCCGAACCAGCTGCTGACCACACCAACAGTCGCTTTTTAAGCACAGATGGGGATTTTCTTTATAATCACGAGGGTAAGGCCCGTTATCCCTTGGGCCTGTTATATCTAATCTGAAGTCTTTTTTCCCTTCGCTggtcaaagcccccccccccccccccccccctcctccactgtGCCCTGTCACAATCTCACAGAAGCCAAAAACAGCCAAATGTCGTCACGCCGGCTTATCAGGCCCATTTGTGCAAGATGAGTCTGAGCATGGAGGATGGAGTAAACATATGGATGGATGTTCTTTTCTCCgtgacgcggggggggggggggacgtgagcGGGGCAAGTAAAGACACGTTGGGACAAGCGCATCTGGCAACTctccagttaaaaaaaaatgacgaCATAACGATCAAACACGGCATCGACTTGATCCACTTtgtttttgggttttttttggaatAGGGCCGAGTAAATATGTGCGACTCACCCAGCCTCCCTGGTTCTGGATCCAGGGCTGAATGTGGTTGTCCAGGTAGAGCGTCATCCACTCGACGATCCTGCCCACCAGCGGACTCATCTCCTTGTCCACGCACTCCACGCACAGCGCCCCGCCGAAGGCAAACAGCCCCACGATGCGGCCCCAGTTGACGCCGTCCCGGAACACCTCGTCCATCACGTCCTCGAAGCTCTGGTAGGCCGTGGCCGGCGTGATGTGCAGCTGGTTGTGCAGATCGCTGAAGGCCCGAGCGTATCGCAGCTCGAACTCGTTGGCCGAGTCCCGCAGGGCCTCCTTCACCGCATCCAGGCTCGCCGTCGACGGCGACCGTTGCTGGAGCAGCGGGGACGCCGGCGGGGTCCCGGGACTCGTGCCGTTGAAAGTCCCGTTGGAGTGCGTCGCTCCCCGCTGCCCACCAGCCGCCCCTGCCTCTACCCCCCCGCCAGTCCTGTTGGGAGGCTCGGACAGCCCTATGTGGTTGAGGGGTAAGTTCCTCTGGGAGAGTTTATAGTTTATGTAGAAAACCACCAGTTCTCTGTTTTGAGACATGTTTTGCGCTCCAACGATGCTTTCCCCGTCTCTCcgctccgtctctgctgctctctcgcGCTGTGCCGggattcttttttcccccctgttcAGACCACCATGGTCAGCTGATATCGAGAGGACACTTGGGGTTTGAAAACCAAATCCTACTCAAGGCTGACGAATCAGCTCAAGCCCTGTGAAGAGACAACAATGAAAGGTTAAAGTCTGGATACCTCATAAGCACACTGTCCAGTGTGTGGAAATGCTGGAGACTTTCAAATTGACTTTGGACAGGTAGGTCAAAGTGCACCGCTCTAATTGGGCTTTTTCATGTGGAACAGATGGCACGGATATTAATGAGACAAtcagagagagaggtgaggcGAGGTCAGAGGGTGACTTCGGCTTGAGGGGTCCACGCAGACAGTCGCCATCTCCCAgtcagtgacctctgaccttcggACGGAGCATTCGGGGCCCCTTGTTTGTCTCAGCGCCAGGCTTTCTGGTCCCGACACGCAGCGCACACGTGCCCTTGAATCTCGATACATAAAACATTTGTTCCTGTTCTAAGCAGCACCTTACATTGTTGCTTAAGTTCTGGGTTTAACACtggtttatttagtttaaaatCACAGGCTGCTATCATCTTACAGTGTACATGTAGACTGCTAGTGCGATTCCTCTGAACTAAtgaccaaaacaaaaagtacCCAAAGATAAACTACTTTGCTGACAGACCTTGTGAGCCTGATGCGGTGAACTCTCAATAAACTCAAAGTTGGCTGATTCTAGAAATAAAgaggaattgtgtgtgtgtgtgttttgggttgACGCATGAAGCTACAATGAAGCCTTGTGTTTAGCGTGTACAGAGATTAAACCTGATGGCTCTGGTGGGAAAGGTTCAAACGCAGGTTGAGCAGATGGGAAAAACAGTGTACTTTAAAAAATGGGGAATATATTTACCCCAACATTGATCACCTAAATGCAAAAATTGAAAATGCCATCGGTAACTTGCTTTGTTCTGATAAAATAGACAATACCGTTTTAATTGAATAATAGTTATTCGAGACCGAGATAGACATGTTGGAAatgaaaatacaattcaaaataataattgacCTACCAACTACTATTTGATGCAGCTTGTGTCCATCAACAAGGACTCACGTCTGCCGTTCTACACTGTGGAATAAATTCTGGTGGCGGATCCAGTGATGGAGCAGAAATGTTACATGTCTCAGTGATCTTAATAAAGGATTTTCTTAAATGTCACAGTGTCTATTATTTACTGTTGTAAAGTAGAGTAGCATCCCCGAAACAAAAGACAATATGACAGGACCAGAGTCTGACAAAGCCTCTCCCTCGTGTCCCACTGCAGGTGCATACCTGCGCTAAAaacacgtgggggggggggggagatgaccTGCTGGTGATCCCCAAGGGAGGATTGGACATGGCCTTTCCCAGAACAACATAGACATCTACGTTGATGATGGACCCTGATCATAAGGGAAGGGGCGCGCGCAAACAGTGCTGGTGGCATTCCATGACGCATATGGCACAAAGGACGCGCGGGCCAAACGAGCAGAAAGCAGCGGATCCACACAACGAGCCGCGGACACAGACGCGGAGGAGGGTCTCGGCTCCTGGTTCTTCGttttaagaaacaaacaaataggaAGTAAGTGCGCAGTCTGTCCCGCCAGATAAAAGGCAGCAGTGTTTACAATGGCCACATGGTCCCGAGCTACCGACACGTGGCTCGGGGGGTCCAACAGCCCAAGAGGGGGTGTAAACAGCTCAGCGACGTGTCGCACCTGCACGCAACGCTCGGGAGGTCAAACGCTCAAACATTAACTCCTGTTAGGGCCGCGTTTGTGTTTATGGCGGTGGAATCTGGACTCTCCACTTACGGAGGATCCGAGCGGGACATGTGAGCAGCGATGCGCCGCCTCTGTAGGGCTGCatgtcccgtgtgtgtgtgtgtgcgtgtgtgagcccATCTGGGTCCAAATGTTAGTTAACCCCCACATTACACATGACATGCACATTCGCCGTTTCGATCGCTGACGTGAAGATtttataaaacataataaataaatatgaagaaCATGTTCGTCTTACCAGCAGTACCGAATCAAATGGGGTTATCCTGCTCAGAtcgtgccccccctcctcctcctggctccTTTTCTAAAATTGTTCCGAATCAGTCTGTGCGAAAGCTGTCAAAATCCGAGAATGTAACATAGTCACTTGGTGTGCGTGTTTGCACGTATCCTCGTACCTCTGGAGCGCCCCCCGTTCTCCGCACGCCCATTATTACGTAACACGACGCCTTCAGAGCTCACTGGGTGTTTGGAGTCGTCGTCATCCCCACCGAATGATCGGTTCCGCTGGCTTTTTAGACCCTGGGAATATAATTAGGATAGAACTCCATCTAGTGATATAACCCGACACCACGTGGGCTATAATGTTCCCTGTCGTGAGAGAACCATTACACAGAGGTCAATAACGACCACAACGACTTTCATGAGCACGAGTGGTGCGGGATGTGTGTCACTCTTTGTTCGggaggtttttatttattatttacgtAAATACTAATGAAATTATATATTCTAGTCGTCTGCTCTCTGTAGTTCACCTACGTTGTCCCTTACTGCTTCATTCAACAAAAAGGATTTACAAGAATAGACTTCGGAAATTGAATATCCTAAACGGGAGAACTGGTTTAGTGAATGCCCCTGAAGGCGGCACCACGGTCCCCTGGAGGCAGCCATTCCCACTGGGGTGAGACGTTCGGCCACAACGCGAAAAAATGCCTCTTACGACACTCACTCTCTGTTCCGGTTCTAAAGAGACATCCTCACACCAGACAtaattacaacacacacacacacacatataatgaAGCTCACACAGCTACTGAAGAACATGACTGTAGCTGCCACAGGGTGCACACATTCAATGACCGTAAATATGTACTGGCTAAAGCACACACTGCAGATTGCGAGTATAACATAGTTCGATTGGACGGTGGAAATCGAGCAGGAGACACTGATGGATTTGCATTCTTCCAAATTGTGTCGACCTCCTTCCTTTACGTAAGCCGGattgggagaggggggggtgcacCCACTCCGCAGTCGCGGTCTCACAATTTCGCCAAACACAACGACCACAGTCATTAGAACTACGTTCGCAGCATCTCTTACTTGTAGGGTGGTCTCCATAAAATCATTTCGGGTGGCTCTCGATTCTGACCCCGGCAGGAGAAACCCAATCCGGCATCGTTAGCCCGTCTGGCTAAAGCGCCGACGGAGGTCTGCTAGCCAGCTACCGGCCGCCACGGATCCGCCCACAGTTACGCCGTCACGTCACCGCTCCTCCTTTCACTCCCGGTACCGTCAGGGAAACGGCAGCTTTATCCGGTGTGGATAACGCTACGAATATCTAAAGGAAGGAAATGTGCTCCTCCCTTCCGGGGAGAGGGCTTTTCACAAGTCTCCACACGAGAGCTGGCTGGTCCGGTAGCTAGCAGGCGCcggctagctagcgttagcactAACCGATAGTTTGCGTGGCTCCGGACCTCTGCTACGTGTGTTATGTCGATAGTTGAGTAAAACTCACACACTCCATCTTGTTTCGATATGTGGTTACTTCTCTAAGGATTCGTAGACTGGCGTTTTCCATTAAAAAGGGGCTACACGTAGCAGCTGCTGGGCAGTTTTGCGCTTTACTTGCTAAAACAAAGGATGTAAAAGGTCTCCATGGTAACCTTTGTTACCCCACAATGTCGCGCGCTTCAGGCCAACTGCCAGTTTGAAAACGGCGCCACCTTGTGGACTTCCAAGGAAATGCAACCAAGAACCAAACAAAGGCCGTGTATTcagatacaaataaaaagatccaagaaatacaaataattgATGCCGTGTGAGTAAATGTAGTCACCCTTCTGCTATGAAGCGCCGACAATAAGAGCTGGTGACAGCAATTAGACGCAAGTGGATGTAGTTTAATGACTTCTGAAGATTGGTTGCACTGAATCTTAGAGACTTCGTAACCAAAAGGCGGAGAATACATATGCACGCTAAcagtttttcagtttttaattttATGTAATAAGTTTATTTGATCAATTTTGGTTGATTGATTACATAAGATGAAAGGTAATCACTTCATTTTAATTCTAGGCTACACAGCAATACAATATACGGAAAAACACCCAAATGGGTTCTAAAGGTCAGTAAAAACTGACACCTTGAAAACAGAACTAAAACGGTTGTTTGTGCCCTTTGATTAAGCTGGATAAGCACAGGTGTAACATTACATCTGATGACGGCAATTGCAAGAACAAGCTATACCGGCTTGTATGCACAGAACTGCACCCACAGAACTGGGGAGAAATTAAAGGCATTTAAAATAGTCAAGAGTGGATCACAATTCAGGTTTATTGATTATATCACCAAATGTTTGGAAGATTACATCACAATAGTATGTATAGAACCGTATAGCGCTATCATTTCTATGTATCTTACATTGAAAACTTTACAGTCTTCTTTTCCATtaactgtatgtatatatatatattatttcccTATCATTAGGGAAGAAAAGTAGACATCCATAGTTGCGAGGGGAGGAATGCTtctcaaaaaatatttaaatgcactttaaaaaaatgagatcccttttttttttaaaaaggcatggAATAAACTAGAAAGGATCCAGAGATTGCATCTCTGTAGGTGAGAGTTTTGGTTTTCGCTCCTGAAGCGCTCTGTGGTTGAACGCGATACAACACCGACCATCTGGAGCCAGTTGATACACTGCGTTGTGGTAATACATGAGCAAACGTTGAGCAACAGATGTGGATAAGAGCGAGGGAAATAGACAACCGCTGTGTCACCGACTGACAGGTAAGGGGAGGAGTTTACGACCCAGCTGTGGATCTGAAGCAAGGAGTCGAGTCCTTCGGAGGCTCACCGGGTCAATGGAAGAGGAATGCACGGCAGAGGGAAACAGTCTTTCAACCAACCTTTCATTGTAAACCAGAGATGATCCCGAACAAATCATGAAACAAATTAAACCAAGTGAGTCAATAGAGTgagcaaaataaataagtaaagtcTCATTGACAAATTCTAAAGCTGACAGGACGGCTGTGTCACAGAGACGGACAAAGAATCTTTGATAGTGTTGTAAGAGATGCAGATTTGTTTCACCACCAGTTGAGCCCGTTCGGTCTCCTAATAAATTGAATAATACAGACATAAGAGGGAACACAAACAATAAAGTGACAAACGTTTGATACATTAATCATCACATATTTTGATTAGATCACCAAAGTCACATTAAGGGACACTGATGTGTCGTCGTTTTCTAACAGGCACAGATGGCCGAGAGATTTTTTGCAACGCCGCAAATGTAAAGTCCTTTCGAATTCACCAGTATCGTTCATTTGCACTCAGCATGTACTTCTTTTGTAAGTATTTCAAacaggggggagaaaagaaagaaaagtcaaaatCAAGATACAATATCAATAAATTATTTGTTTGCAGTTCTTTCTTGCCATTACAAGTGTGGATGAGTGTCGGGGGGATGAGCGACGGCGTGCCGGTCACAGTGCTGCTCATCCCCGAGAGAAAGAAGGGAGGATGGACGGCGCCTTCTCGCCAAGCTGAGTGCAGCAGAAAGGCTGAACACTCCTCAACTGATGCCCAAGAGCTACAGACTCTGTCGGCACCCTCTCTAAATCGCTTACTGTCCAAACCAAGGAGGCCAGAGGGAAGTTCTCCACCTGGTATCTACGCCGGCCCGCCATCAACCCCCTGCAGCTCCATCCCGTCGTCCGCCACCCGCTCACTCTACGACGAAGGAGGCCGAACTGCTGTCCCCTCGGGAGCGGCGATACGGAAGACGGAGCCGATGCGCAGGAAGAAGCGCCTGAGGACGGCCCGCAGCTCGGGGATCAGGTCAAACTGCATCATTTCACACAGGTGGGGGTAGTAGCAGGAAGCATGGGGCTTGAACTGGAGAGGAGGCACAAATTAGCGCCGCAATTTCAACCAAGGGGTTATACAGCATGTGCATGGAAGGAGGACattccatgaaaaaaaaagtcaatttacAGAGAgatgcattatatatatatatatatatatatatatatatatatatatatatatatatatatatatatatatatatatatatatatatatatatatatatacacacacacacacacacacacatgtgtaaaACAGGTATATTCACAAACATTATGAGAAAGTCTTTTTTTCTAACATTACAGCATGTAAACATGTTCCATTACAAGGCCCAAAGAGAAGTATGAACCTGATGAAATGAGCAGGATATCTCCCCTTTAATAATCTTTTTGGTAATTGGAAGTAGGTCAGATATACTGTACAGGGAGGGGTCGTTCCGGGTTGTGTTGGCCCCGCTGGGAGCCCATCGAGTTCCGTGCATTGAAGTATTGTTCCGGGGATCATTTTTCTTTCACTAACGCATGTTTGTGCTGCTTTTAGGAACAACAGCTTCTTTAACAGCTTGCCCAAAATTCACAGCAGGCCTCGCACAAGAGTCTGGTGCCAACTAGTCCACTTTCAGACAATACAGTTCTCATTTTCTGTTGACGCAGTGGTAGATGTGGTATTTTCTTCCAAAGCTGGTTGCATGGGACTTACATTTCCTACGGTTTCAGGCTGCATGCTAATTCCAAACTTTCAGTTTTACTTTCCGGTAAGAAGGGCTTGAGTCATTGGCTTCTATGAATCATCGGTGACTCACACTGTGCCCATGAGTCATGCACTCTCAGCTCACAAGAGTTTCGaatcacaaaacacaacaaatcgatacggaaatattaaaaagtaaaatacatttttgacccCTGTCCTTGTTAACTAATGGACATTCATCAACTCCCCACAGTATGCTTTATTTGTAAGATTTTATCACAGCATCTATGATCCAGAGCTCCATGAAGTACTGAAGCATTTCTGCTCTGCATTGATCAACTACTACATTGATTTGGAAGTTTTTTCGCATAGCTAACTTAGCAGCTAGGGGCTAACAAGCTGTGCTCAGCTCGTGATTGGCCCTCCCTGCCCGGCTGCAGCTCacgcaaaatgaaaaaaaaaaaaaaaaaacgtaaagaTATTGTGGCTCCACTTCAGTACAGTGTGTCGGCCTTTCATATGTATACAGTCTACATGGCGTGTGTGGGGTGTTCCTGCCTTTTCATCGGGGAGCCGTAGCGTCCTGGTGAGCAGAAGCATCAGCAGGCTGTTCCAAGCCTCCCTGTGGCTCTCTGAGGTCAGACTGATGAAGTAGGCCAGAGCTTCACTACACACCCTGAGAGAGACCACACAAAGGATTACAGCAAACACACTAAACAAGGTCTGCAACAGAGCCACTACAGTACAATCATGATTATCATTACTGTTATTATAGAAGAGCAGGCCGAGGCTTCCCGTCTGgtaaagcaccaaaagcagttTTTTAAGGGTGAACAACACACATGTGTACTTGGGATGTAACACACAAGTCAACTCAGTGGTGCAGCTGTTCAGGGGAAAACACAAGGGGATATGTACCACGCTCTGGCATACCAATAACATCGACTAAATCCACACGCACCTCGAAATGGCTAACCCAACACAGAACGCCATTGCTACACTTCTGCAAGTGACACAGCTAGTGCTTCTTTATCTAAAGGgcattttctgtcttttgattgggcaaaaaaaaaaatgatgtacaTGGCGGTACATCTTTCTTTTTGGCATGGAGTCACACCAAAGGACCCAAACCGATGGCGTCTATTGTACTCACAGGAGCAGGCGTGTCTGGATGTCCGGCCACGAATGCTGCAGCTGAATGTCTGAGTACATCCTGAACAAAATCCTCAGGCTGCAGGCGAGACTACTGGTCTCCTGCTTCAGCAAGTTGGGCTTAGATTTCCCCTTAAAGCCTAAAGGCAAAAAGAGAGTGATGCACAACAGGGCTTTGCACGGCTTGGATGATATAATCTGGCTTCGGCTGAAGACCCTGCAAGAATGTCTTGCTCACAATAGACATTACTCATAAGAACTTTCTTCACAAACATTCCACTGTAAGTCCCATGCAAAGAACTTTTCCTCGCTATTTACCGGCCCTCCAGAGTGCTGTCCTCTGCTCGTTGTTGGAGTTGAAGTCCTTGGCGAATGTGTGTGACTCCAGGAGACAGTCGAGCAGCTTGAAGAGGTGTGCAGAGGTCATGTGCTTGTACATGCCTTGTTCAG
It encodes:
- the bcl2l1 gene encoding bcl-2-like protein 1; this encodes MSQNRELVVFYINYKLSQRNLPLNHIGLSEPPNRTGGGVEAGAAGGQRGATHSNGTFNGTSPGTPPASPLLQQRSPSTASLDAVKEALRDSANEFELRYARAFSDLHNQLHITPATAYQSFEDVMDEVFRDGVNWGRIVGLFAFGGALCVECVDKEMSPLVGRIVEWMTLYLDNHIQPWIQNQGGWERFAEVFGQDAAAESRRSQESFKKWLLAGMTLVTGVVVGSLIVQKRL